The sequence CCCGTCCGCGTCGCCCGTGCTGGCACCGCCTGGAGCGCCCACCCAGGCCCAGGCGGTTCCTCCCGCGATGCAGACTCGCCCCCCGGTTCCTGTACCCACGGGGCCGGCCGCGGGCCAGCGCCCGACCATGGCTCCGGTGCCGCAGGTTCCCGCGCAGCCTCCGGTTCCGGTTCCTCCTGGGATGGCTCCGGTGGGAACTCCGGCGCAGCGTGCCGGTTCTCTGACGCCCGCGGCGATGCCTGCCATCCCGAGCGTTCCGGCGGTTGCGAGCATGGCGCCTCCGCAGATCGCTCCCGCAGCTGCGTCCGCGATGCCGCGAACCGCGCCTCCCATTCCTCCCGTCTCCGGGACGCCCGCTCCGATGGCCCAGCCCGCGCCTCCTGCCGCCCGGCCGTTCCCGGCGGCGGGCCCGGCTGGAGACATGGCGGCTCGCGCTGGAGCACAGGCGGGCCCACCCGCCGCGGCGAGGCCACCCGCGCGAGTTCCTCCCGCGCCGAGCAACCCCGTCCCCGTGGCGCTCTCCATGGACCAGTCCAGCCCGCTGGATGTGCTGACTCCGGCCAAGGCAGGGGCGGCGCTCGACGTCGATGACGTGTTCGAGCCCGATGCGGAGCTCGAGGCGGTCGAGGAGTCTCAGTCCTCCGCACCGTCGCTCTCGGTGCCCTGGGACACGTCTCCGCCCGTACCCGAGAAGGCGGAGAAGCACGCGGCACCGAAGCCGGGCGTCGCGGCCTTGGAGAGCCCCAAGCCGCCATCGGTCAAGCCGGTGGAGGCTCCGGTCCTCGCGGCGGAAGAGCTGCCTGCCGAAGAGCTCACGCTCGAGTCGGGCGAAGAGCTGGCCGAGGAGCTGCCGGTCGATCTGTCTGAAGCGGCGCTTGCGAAGCCCGCGGTGAATCCGTTCGACGAGGTCGCCCCGGGGGCCCCGGAGCTGCCGGTCGAGGAAGTCTCCGCGGAAGAGGCCCCCGAGCTGTCGGCCGAGCCCGTGTCGGCGGAGGCCCCGGTGCTGTCCCCTGAGCCGGTGTCCGGGGAGGCCCCGCTGCTGACCGCCGAGCCGGTGTCCGGGGAGGCTCCGCTGCTGAGCGCCGAGCCGATGTCCGCGGAGCTCCCGGTGCTGACCTTGGAGCCAGCGCCTGCGGAGGCGCCGGTGTTGTCGGCCGAGCCGGTGTCCGGGGAGGCTCCGCTGCTGACCGCCGAGCCGGTGTCCGCGGAAGCTCCGCTGCTGACCGCCGAGCCGGTGTCCGCGGAGCTTCCTGCGGTGTCGCTCGAGGAAGTATCCGAGGAAGCCCCCGAGCTCTCCGCCGAAGCGGCGTCCGAGGAGGCCGCCCCGGAGCTGTCTGCCGAGCCGGTCTCGGTGGAGGCACCGGTGCTGACCGCCGAGCCAGTATCCGCGGAGGCTCCGCTGCTGACCGCCGAGCCGGTGTCCGCGGAGCTCCCTGCGGCGGTAATCGAAGAGGTGCCCGAGGAAGCACCGGAGCTGGGGGCCGAGGCGGAGCCCGCGGAAGCCGCCATCGCCTCGAGCGAGGAGGTCGTGGCGGAGGCGCAGGTCGCGAAGGTCGGAGAGCCGGTCCCCGAGGCCTCGAGGCCGGCGCTGGACCTGGCCGAGCTGCCGCCTGCTCCCGAGGAGCCGATGCAGCTGGCGGCGACCTGGGAGTTCATGGGGATGGCCGAGTCCCAGGCGAGCACCCACGCGAGCACCCACGCGGCGAAGGTCGAGGAGCGAGGGCTGGAGCTGGATACCGCGGTTCCGCCGATGCCCGACTACACCGGCACGCCCCAGGACGAGGTGGCGCTGGCGCCGACCTGGGACTTCGTGCCGCAGTGGCAGCCTCCGGAGGAGGCTCCAAAGGCCGAGCCGACCGCTCCGGCCGAGCCTGCTCCCGAGCTCGCTGCCGAGGAGCCCGAGTCCGCCGCGATTCCGGCCGCCAGCGCGAGCGAGGACGTCACGGCCACGGGCAAGTACGGCATCTCCAGCGCGCAGCCCGCGATGACAGGCAAGTACGGCATCGCGACCGCGGAGCCCGAGCACGAGCCCGAGCCCGAGCCCGCCAGCGAGCTCGGGATCGAACGGGGCGACAGGACCGGCCTCTTCGGAGTGTTGAGCGAGGAGCCGGAGGAGCCACCCGCCGCCGAGGTGCAGCCAGCCGCGAGCCCGGCGATCACCACGACCAGCAAGTACGGGATCGGCACGGGTGAGCCCGCCAGGACGGGGAAGTACGGCACGGTGAGCGCTGACGTCGTGTCGACGGGCAAGTACGGCATCGGGCTCGCGGACCCGTCGGGCACGGCGAAGCCCGGGAGTGGAGCGGCCGCCCCCGCCGCGCCTGTGGCCGCGCAGCCAGGCCCCTTCGACGATCAGAGCTGGGATCAGCTCATCGGCTCGGCGGAGCCGGAGCTCCCCGCGGAGCAGGCTCCCGCCGAGCCCCAGGAGGCGGATCCCTTCGCGGAGTTCGCGGCCGAGGCCGCCCGGGCCAAGGCCCCTCCAGCTCCGGCGCCCGCGCCAGCAGCTCCCGCGGCGCCCCGGCCTGCCCGGCCCCTGGGCCCGCAAGGCGGAGGCTCCAAGGAGTAGTCCTCCGCCCGGCGCGCTCCGGGCCCTGAAACGACGAAGGGCCCCGGAGCCAGGCTCCGGAGCCCTCGCGTCACCCGCTCACGGGTGGCTCAGCTGCAGCCGCTGGTGGCGCCGCAGTTGGAGCACTTGTAGCAGGCACCGCTGCGCACCATGATCGCGCCGCAGGTGTGGCAGGGCGGGGCGTCCGCCTGGTTGAGCCAGGTGCTCTTCGCGGTGGACACCACCGGCAGCTGCAGGGCCGCCTGCGCGGGCTTCGCCGGAGCCTCCTTCGCCTCGAGCGCCACCTCGGCCTCCTCCGCCTGCTGCTTGGGCAGGAACTTCAGCTCCAGCCACCGGAAGATGTAGTCCGTGATGGACTTGGCGATCGGGATCGCCGGGTTGCCGGTGAAGCCGCTCGGCTCGAAGCGGGTGTGGCAGAACTTGTCCGTCAGCACGTGCAGCGGCACGCCGTACTGGAGCGCTAGCGACACGGAGGTGGCGAAGCTGTCCATCAGCCCGCTCACCACCGAGCCCTCCTTCGCCATGACGATGAAGAGCTCGCCCGGCGTGCCGTCCTCGTACATGCCCACCGTCAGGTAGCCCTCGTGGCCGCCGATGGAGAACTTGTGCGTGATGGACTGCCGCTCGTCCGGCAGGCGCCGGCGCACGGCCTTGGGCTCCGGCTTCACCGCCGGCTCGGGCTCCACCGCCGCCACCTTCGTGTCCTTCACCTTGTCCTTCGAGGTGTTCAGCGGCTGCGTCCGCTTGCACCCGTCGCGGTACACGGCGATGGCCTTCAGCCCGCGCTTCCAGGCCTCCAGGTACGCCTTCTCGATGTCCTCCACCGTGGCGTTGGACGGCATGTTCACCGTCTTCGAGATGGCTCCCGAGAGGAACGGCTGGCACGCCTCCATCATCTGGATGTGGCCCATCCAGCCGATGCTCCGCTGGCCCTTGGCCGGCTTGAAGGCGCAGTCGAACACCGGCAGGTGCTCGGGCTTGAGGTGCGGCGCGCCCTCGATGGTGTCGTGCTTGTCCAGGTACCCGATGATGTCCTGCGCCTGCGTCTGCGGGTAGCCCAGCTTCTCGAGCGCCAGCGGCACCGTCTGGTTGACGATCTTCAGCATGCCGCCGCCCACCAGCTTCTTGTACTTGATGAGCGCGATGTCCGGCTCGATGCCCGTGGTGTCGCAGTCCATCATGAAGCCGATAGTCCCCGTGGGCGCCAGCACCGTCACCTGGCTGTTGCGGAAGCCGTGCTCGGTGCCCTGCGCCAGCGCCTCGTCCCAGGCCGCCTTCTGCGCCGCGTACAGCTCCTGGCTCACGCCCTCGGGCGCGATCTGGTAGGCCGCCTTGCGGTGCTTGCGGATGACGCCCAGCATCGGCTCGGCGTTCTTCGCGTAGCCGGCGAAGGCGCCCTGGCGCTCGGCGATGCGCGCGCTCGCGGCGTACGCCTGCCCGCACATCAGCGAGGTGATGGCGCCCGCGTAGTTGCGGCCCTCCGTCGAGTCATACGGCAGGCCCGTGGCCATCAGCAGCGCGCCCAGGTTGGCGAACCCCAGCCCCAGCGGCCGGTAGTCGTGGCTGTTCCTGGTGATCTTCTCGGTGGGGTACTTGGAGAAGCCGACGATGATCTCCATCGAGAGCAGCACCACGTCCACCGCGTGCCGGAAGGCGGTGACGTCGAACTCGCCGTCGATGGTGCGGAAGTGCATCAGGTTCAGCGACGCCAGGTTGCACGCCGAGTCATCCAGGAACATGTACTCGGAGCAGGGGTTGGACGCGTTGATGCGCGCGGTGTTCGCGCACGTGTGCCAGGCGTTCACCGTGCTGTCGAACTGCAGGCCCGGATCGCCACACAGGTGCGCCGCCTCGGCGATCTCGCGGAACAGCTCGCGCGCCCGGAACGTGTCCATGGGCCGCCCGTCGCGCACCGCGCGCGTCGTCCACGCCCCGTCGTCCACCACCGCCTTCATGAACTCGTCGGTGACGCGCACCGAGTTGTTCGAGTTCTGGAAGAAGACGGAGGAGTACGCCTCGCCGTTGAAGGACGGATCGTACCCGGCCTCGATGAGCGCCCAGGCCTTCTTCTCCTCCTGCGCCTTGCAGCGGATGAAGTCCAGGATGTCCGGGTGCTCGGCGTTGAGGATGACCATCTTCGCCGCGCGGCGCGTCTTGCCGCCGCTCTTGATGACGCCGGCGAACGCGTCGAAGCCCTTCATGAAGGACACCGGGCCGGACGCGGTGCCACCGCCGGCCAGCAGCTCGCGGCTGGCGCGCAGGCTGGACAGGTTGCTGCCGGTGCCCGAGCCGTACTTGAAGAGCATGCCCTCCGTCTTGGCCAGCGTGAGGATGGACTCCATGGAGTCATCCACCGAGTTGATGAAGCACGCCGAGCACTGCGGATGCGCCTCCACGCCCACGTTGAACCAGACGGGCGAGTTGAAGGACGCCTTCTGGCGCAGCAGCAGGTGCGTCAGCTCCGCGTGGAACGTCTCCCGGTCCGCCTCCGAGGCGAAGTAGCCGCCCTCCACGCCCCAGGCCGTCACCGTGTCCACCACGCGGGCCACCAGCTTGCGCACGCTGCTCTCGCGCTCGGGCGTGCCCGGGGTGCCGCGGAAGTACTTGGACGCCACGACGTTCGTCGCCAGCATGGACCAGGACTTCGGCACCTCGATCTGCTTCTGCTCGAAGACGACGCGCCCGTCCTCACCGGTGATTCCCGCCGAGCGGTACTCCCAGGCCAGCTCGTCCGCCGGATCCACCCCGGGCGTCGTGAAGAAGCGCTTCACCGTCAGCCCGCCGGAGGCGCTCTTCGCCTTCTTGGCCGCCTTCTTCCCATTGATTGCCGGCTTCGAAACCAGATCCTTCTCCATGGACCGACCTCCGGTGCTGCTCGGGCGTTTCACTCAAAGTGTGGATGCAAAATTTTGCAGAACCCCTCAACCCCGCGAGATCCCTAGGGGACCTGCTGATCGGCCTCGGACAGCGCCGAGCGAACGGACAGGGGACTGCTGGACCGGGACAGCAGCTGCCAGGCGCTCGAACGGAAGCCAGTGAGGGGAGCCCACCCGGTACAGAAGCTGAACCCCATATCCTGTGTCCCTCACTGTCCTGCCCCCAATATGTAGGGGTGTTGCCTGGGCCGCTACCACCTGCTGCTCGCCGGGACCGCGACCGGCCAGGGCAGCTGGGGGGCGCGTTTCTAGTGCCGTTTCCCGGCCGAAATCAAGGTGCGTCGCGTGGAAAGTATTCATGTGGCAAGCCATGTATGGTCACACTGCGGAGCTGAGTCTGATCACAAGCGGATATTTGCTGTGAGTCTGCTCACGGATCCCACCTGTGCCTAGTCCCCCGCCGGCGAGCGGGGAGGGGGCAGGAGCGGGCGGTGGTCGCTTTCGGACAGGGTGTGCGTTAGGAGGAGAACGCCATGCCTCCTCCATTCCAGCGCCATGTCTTCGTGTGTACGAACCGCCGCCCCGATGGGCACCCCAAGGGGTGCTGCGCCACCAAGGGCAGCGAGGAAATCCGAGCCGCCTTCAAGACGGAGCTGGAGAAGCGCGGCATCAAGGGGCAGATGCGCGCCAACGCGGCCGGCTGCCTGGACACGTGCGCCTTCGGCCCCTCCGTCGTCGTCTATCCGGAGGGTGTCTGGTACGGGAACGTGAAGCTGGAGGACGTGCCCACCATCGTCGAGGAGCACCTCATCGGCGGGCGTCCGGTGGAGCGGCTGCTGATGAAGTTCCAGGCCTCGAAGAAGGAGCCGAAGCTGGTGGAGCTGCAGACGCCGGAAACGACGAAGGCGGGGAGCTGACGCCGAGCGCCAGTCTCCACCGCCTCCGGTACCGCGAGGGCTTCAGCCCTCTTCTTCCGTGAGACTAGCGGCGGCGGCCGAACAGCCGCAGCAGCGCGAGGAAGAGGTTGATGAAGTCCAGGTACAGCGTGAGCGCGCCCACGATGCTCAGCGAGGCGACGGAGCCGTAGCCGCTGGCGGCGTGCATCTGCCGCAGCTTCTGCGTGTCATAGGCCGTCAGGCCCGCGAAGACGACGACGCAGGCGCAGGAGGTGACGAAGGACATCATGTCGCTGCGCAGGAAGATGTTCACCACGCCGGCGACGATGACTCCCACCAGGCCCATGAAGAGGAAGGCGCCCCAGCCGCTCAGGTCCTTCTTGGTCACCGTGCCGTAGATGCTCATCGCGCCGAAGACGCCACCCGTCAGCAGGAAGGCCTCGCCGATGGAGCCCGCGGTGTAGATGAGGAAGTAGATGGACAGTGTCATCCCGGTGAGCGCCGCGTAGCCGATGAACATCAGCCCGGCCACCGCGCCGGACAGTCGGGGCGCCAGGAACGAGAGCGCGAAGACCAGGCCCAGCTCCGCCAGCAGCAGCGGGATGCGCCAGGTGAGGGCCACGTTCAGCAGCGCCTCGTTGCTGACGGTGACCACCGCCATCACGCCGGTGATCCACAGGCCGGCGAACATCCAGCCATACACGCGCGACATGAACGCGCGGCGAGACTCCTGAACGAGGACGGAGTTGGCCTCCTCCGAGGAGGTCGTCTGCCATCCATTGGTTTCCCACGCCATGTGTGCTTCGTCCTTTCCGGCGCCGGGAAGGCCCCGGCGATGCCCCCCCCTTATAACGTGAAGCGGGGGGGCCGCGCGCCATCCACTGGCGCACGGGCGCCAGCCGGGCTGTCGCGCTGCTCGTGGATTCCGTGGCTCAGATGGCCTTCCAGGCCATGAGCAGCTTGTGGGCGACCTCGGTGGTGATGAGCGGCAGCACGCCGCCTCCGCCCATGATGTTGACGATCTCTCCCATGGAGCCCCGGCACACGCCGCCCCAGGCCGGCTGCTTGGAGAGCCCCACCGAGGCATACGCGGAGTAGTCCACGTAGAAGGACGTGGGCAGCGCGCCGGACTCGGTGCAGACGAAGTGGTCCTCGGGCGTCGTCTGGACGAGCTCCTGCACCACGAAGCCGCCGCCGGTGGTGTCCGTGGCGGCGCGCTCGCACAGCTCCGGCCACGTCAGCGGGCCGCCGTAGAGCGCCTGGGTGCGCTCGTTGTACGGGACGCTGCCCACGGAGCGTCCGAGGAAGACGGCCTTCCCGCCGTAGTCCCAGGCGCGCTTGAGGACGAAGCGGCTCGGCTCGGCGGCCACGGCGGCCACCAGATCGTCCAGCGCCTCGCCTCCGGGACCCACGCCGGGGCCTCGGCGGAAGCGCCGTGTCCAGGGCACGCAGTCGCGGATGGCCGCCAGCTCCTCGGGGCTCAGGCCCGCGCCCTGCGCCAGCTCCGGATCAGCCGCGGCCTGCGAGAGCAGGGCGAACGTCGTCTTCACCTCCATGTGCGTCGAGGGCGGGTTGAGGAAGACGGCCTTCCTGCCCGGCACCGTCGCCAGGAAGTCCTCCAGCCAGGGCGAGGGCGTCTCCTCCAGCCGCCGCACGAAGAGGTGGCGGTAGACCAGATCGTACTTCTTGCCGTTCACGATGAAGGCGTCGTCTCCGGACACCTCGTCCGGGTGGACGACGTCCGCGTCCGCGCCGAACTCCCGGAAGCGCTCGGCCAGGTAGCGCAGCTCGGTGATCTGCGCGTCGTTGCGGCGGCAGAGCAGGGCGATGGTGTCCGGCAGCTTCCCGCGACGCTCAAGGGCGTACCCGTCCAGCAGCGCGCGGTAGAGGGCCAGGGCGTTGCTGCCGTTGAGCGTCAGCAGCGCGTGGATGGCCTTCTCGGGGTAGCCGAAGTGGCGGGCCACCACCTCGAGGAAGGTGCGCGCCGCGATGTCCGAGTAGCCCTGCATCGCGGGGATGGTGGTGTTGATCTCCAGCGCGCGGGGCTGGTTCGCCGTGTTGACGAAGAAGTCCACGCGCGTGTTGGGCAGCCGGGCGAGCTGCTTCCAGGTGCGCTCGGCGATGGAGCGCTCGAGCGGAGACAGCGCCCCGAGCAGCACCTCGCTGGAGGCGCCGTTGAGCACCGCGTCGCCCATCTTCAGGGTGGCCGAGCCCAGCCGGGCGGCCAGCTCGGAGCGGCGGCGGATCTCCGCGGCGTCCAGGATGACGGGGGTGGCGGTGACGGGAATGGGGATCGTGGTCCCATCCTTCTGGGTCACTGCCAGGCCTCGCTGGTAGGCGGTTTTCGCCAGCTCGGCGCCGAACTTGGGAGCCTGGAACCGCAGCACTTCTAAAAGTTCATTCACGGGGATAGATCCTCTTCACACCCCTGGACCCCACGAG is a genomic window of Hyalangium gracile containing:
- a CDS encoding vitamin B12-dependent ribonucleotide reductase; its protein translation is MEKDLVSKPAINGKKAAKKAKSASGGLTVKRFFTTPGVDPADELAWEYRSAGITGEDGRVVFEQKQIEVPKSWSMLATNVVASKYFRGTPGTPERESSVRKLVARVVDTVTAWGVEGGYFASEADRETFHAELTHLLLRQKASFNSPVWFNVGVEAHPQCSACFINSVDDSMESILTLAKTEGMLFKYGSGTGSNLSSLRASRELLAGGGTASGPVSFMKGFDAFAGVIKSGGKTRRAAKMVILNAEHPDILDFIRCKAQEEKKAWALIEAGYDPSFNGEAYSSVFFQNSNNSVRVTDEFMKAVVDDGAWTTRAVRDGRPMDTFRARELFREIAEAAHLCGDPGLQFDSTVNAWHTCANTARINASNPCSEYMFLDDSACNLASLNLMHFRTIDGEFDVTAFRHAVDVVLLSMEIIVGFSKYPTEKITRNSHDYRPLGLGFANLGALLMATGLPYDSTEGRNYAGAITSLMCGQAYAASARIAERQGAFAGYAKNAEPMLGVIRKHRKAAYQIAPEGVSQELYAAQKAAWDEALAQGTEHGFRNSQVTVLAPTGTIGFMMDCDTTGIEPDIALIKYKKLVGGGMLKIVNQTVPLALEKLGYPQTQAQDIIGYLDKHDTIEGAPHLKPEHLPVFDCAFKPAKGQRSIGWMGHIQMMEACQPFLSGAISKTVNMPSNATVEDIEKAYLEAWKRGLKAIAVYRDGCKRTQPLNTSKDKVKDTKVAAVEPEPAVKPEPKAVRRRLPDERQSITHKFSIGGHEGYLTVGMYEDGTPGELFIVMAKEGSVVSGLMDSFATSVSLALQYGVPLHVLTDKFCHTRFEPSGFTGNPAIPIAKSITDYIFRWLELKFLPKQQAEEAEVALEAKEAPAKPAQAALQLPVVSTAKSTWLNQADAPPCHTCGAIMVRSGACYKCSNCGATSGCS
- a CDS encoding (2Fe-2S) ferredoxin domain-containing protein — translated: MPPPFQRHVFVCTNRRPDGHPKGCCATKGSEEIRAAFKTELEKRGIKGQMRANAAGCLDTCAFGPSVVVYPEGVWYGNVKLEDVPTIVEEHLIGGRPVERLLMKFQASKKEPKLVELQTPETTKAGS
- a CDS encoding ribonuclease E domain-containing protein; the protein is MPRTAPPIPPVSGTPAPMAQPAPPAARPFPAAGPAGDMAARAGAQAGPPAAARPPARVPPAPSNPVPVALSMDQSSPLDVLTPAKAGAALDVDDVFEPDAELEAVEESQSSAPSLSVPWDTSPPVPEKAEKHAAPKPGVAALESPKPPSVKPVEAPVLAAEELPAEELTLESGEELAEELPVDLSEAALAKPAVNPFDEVAPGAPELPVEEVSAEEAPELSAEPVSAEAPVLSPEPVSGEAPLLTAEPVSGEAPLLSAEPMSAELPVLTLEPAPAEAPVLSAEPVSGEAPLLTAEPVSAEAPLLTAEPVSAELPAVSLEEVSEEAPELSAEAASEEAAPELSAEPVSVEAPVLTAEPVSAEAPLLTAEPVSAELPAAVIEEVPEEAPELGAEAEPAEAAIASSEEVVAEAQVAKVGEPVPEASRPALDLAELPPAPEEPMQLAATWEFMGMAESQASTHASTHAAKVEERGLELDTAVPPMPDYTGTPQDEVALAPTWDFVPQWQPPEEAPKAEPTAPAEPAPELAAEEPESAAIPAASASEDVTATGKYGISSAQPAMTGKYGIATAEPEHEPEPEPASELGIERGDRTGLFGVLSEEPEEPPAAEVQPAASPAITTTSKYGIGTGEPARTGKYGTVSADVVSTGKYGIGLADPSGTAKPGSGAAAPAAPVAAQPGPFDDQSWDQLIGSAEPELPAEQAPAEPQEADPFAEFAAEAARAKAPPAPAPAPAAPAAPRPARPLGPQGGGSKE
- a CDS encoding Bax inhibitor-1/YccA family protein; translation: MAWETNGWQTTSSEEANSVLVQESRRAFMSRVYGWMFAGLWITGVMAVVTVSNEALLNVALTWRIPLLLAELGLVFALSFLAPRLSGAVAGLMFIGYAALTGMTLSIYFLIYTAGSIGEAFLLTGGVFGAMSIYGTVTKKDLSGWGAFLFMGLVGVIVAGVVNIFLRSDMMSFVTSCACVVVFAGLTAYDTQKLRQMHAASGYGSVASLSIVGALTLYLDFINLFLALLRLFGRRR